A DNA window from Aminiphilus circumscriptus DSM 16581 contains the following coding sequences:
- the nadE gene encoding NAD(+) synthase — protein sequence MSAERFPDLSRLERHIVEWLRRTVNDAKACGCVLGLSGGIDSAVVSVLCQRAFGEDMLTVIMPCHSTPDDEADAARMVELFRFPSIRVDLSAIYDTVSNSLSQYLGTHSPELALANIKPRLRMITLYSLAQSRNYLVCGTGNKVELTVGYFTKYGDAGVDLLPIGDLLKGDVRRLARYLGIPAQIIDKPPSAGLWSGQTDEGEMGVTYEELDSFILSGKGSEKVRAFVNEANARSEHKRKVPPVCDTTGL from the coding sequence ATGAGTGCTGAACGTTTTCCCGATCTTTCGCGACTCGAACGACATATCGTAGAATGGCTCCGCAGGACTGTCAACGATGCAAAGGCCTGCGGATGCGTCCTCGGTCTCAGCGGTGGCATTGACTCCGCCGTCGTTTCCGTTCTTTGCCAACGAGCTTTCGGAGAGGACATGCTGACCGTGATTATGCCGTGCCACAGCACTCCTGACGACGAGGCCGATGCGGCTCGCATGGTGGAATTGTTCCGTTTTCCCTCGATCCGGGTGGACTTGAGCGCCATCTATGATACCGTTTCGAACAGTCTTTCCCAATATCTGGGAACACATTCTCCCGAACTTGCCCTGGCGAATATCAAGCCCAGGTTGCGCATGATCACGCTCTATTCACTTGCTCAATCGAGAAACTACCTCGTCTGCGGCACGGGGAACAAGGTGGAACTTACAGTGGGTTACTTCACCAAGTATGGCGATGCCGGTGTCGATCTCCTTCCCATCGGAGACCTCCTCAAGGGCGATGTCCGCCGTCTCGCCCGTTACCTCGGCATTCCCGCTCAAATAATCGACAAGCCTCCTTCCGCAGGTTTGTGGTCGGGACAGACCGACGAGGGCGAAATGGGTGTTACTTACGAAGAGCTCGATTCGTTTATCCTTTCCGGCAAAGGCAGTGAGAAAGTGCGTGCGTTCGTCAATGAGGCCAACGCACGTTCGGAGCATAAACGAAAGGTCCCTCCTGTCTGCGATACCACTGGTCTGTAG